The segment CTCCCTGCTGGCACTGGCAGTGCTGCAATCGCTGGTTGAAAGCGTGGCCCTGCTGCTTGTCTACCGCGATCAGGTGATTCCCCCATACAGTTTTTTTGCCAACCAGCTGTACGATTTCCTCGCCAAACTCAGGTACGCAGCAGACGGCTGGCTCTCGTGGCTGCCCTCGCTTCCTAACAGCTTCACGGCTACCGGCACGGTGGGACACCTGTCGTTGCTGGCCGACCTGCTCCCCGCCACGGTGGCCATGGCGCTGCTGATTGGCACCGTAGGTTCCCTGCTCGGCCGGCTGGCCGGGCGCCGATGCCGGCCCACTGCCCGTGGTTACCTGTGGGCATGGGCAGGGTTGGCGCTGGTCGTTCACGCCACCACGGCGATCAGGGCGCTGTCGCTTGCCGAAAGCCCATCGCTCAAGCACCTGATCTACCGCTCGCGCAGCCTGGTCGTAGACGGAACACTGGTGGCGCTCGCGGTGCTGGCCGTGTCGCTTATCCTGGCCCGGCTGGTGACGTCCCGCCTCGAAAATTCCCGGCGAGCGTTACCGATCGCGGCGCTGGCCTGCCTGCTCGCGCTGCTCCCCGCTGCACTGCCCGGCAGCGCCGGCCCCGCGAATACGACAAACTTGAAAGGCTTCTCGCCCGTGTACGACAAGCCCAACGTGCTGCTTATTTCGCTCGACAGCCTGCGGGCCGACCACGTGAGCGCCTACGGTTACCACAGGGCCACCACGCCCGCGCTCGAAAAACTGGCGGCCGATGGAATACGTTTTGACAACGCCATTTCGACCTCGTCGTGGACGCTGCCCACCCACCTGACCATGTTCACCTCGCGCTACCAGCTGTCACACGGGGTGGTACACGACACCAACGTTCTCGACCCTGGCATCCCCGTGCTGGGCGAAATCATGAAGGCGGCGGGCTATAGCACTGCGGGGTTCGTGTCGGCCCCCTACGTCGCCGCCATGTACGGTTACGCGCGCGGCATGGACGAGTACCTGGACCTCAGCGCCGCCCACGAGCACCGAAGTCTCGCCAGGAAAGCGATCGTCGCTCCCGACATAAATGCCAACGCCCTGCGCTGGCTCGACCAACACGCCGACGAGCCCTTCTTCCTGTTCCTGCACTACTTTGACATCCACTACGACTACGTGCCTCCCGCGCCCTACGACACCATGTTCGACCCCGGCTACGAGGGCGAAATGGATGGTACCGATTTCATCGAGCGCAAGGACGTGAACCGCAACATGCCCGCGCGCGACCTCGAGCACATCCTCGCCCTCTACGACGGCGAAATCCGTTTTACCGACGAACACGTGGGCCGCGTGTTGGCCAGGATTGACGAGCTGGGGCTCCGCGACAATACCCTGGTGATCGTCGTTTCTGACCACGGCGACGAGTTTTTCGAGCACGGCAACAAGGGCCACCATCGGACGCTTTACCAGGAAGTGCTGCGAGTACCGCTGATCGTTCGACTACCCGACGGCCGCTGGGCTGGTGAATCCGTCAGCCGGCAGGCCAGCCTCGTGGACATTCTGCCCACCATCATGGACGTGGCGGGGCTGGACGGCCCCCCCGTGATGGAAGGGCTGAGCCTGCTCGAGCTGCGAGCGGCCACCCCGCGCAGTCGCGAGCGAGCAGTCTACGGAGAGTTTTTTGACAAGCGCGGATTCAACCTGCAGATAGCCCGTCGTCTGCCCACGAGTAAAACCATCCAGCACTTCAACCGCATAACTCATCCCAAAAAGGCGCCGGTAGAATACTACGACCTCGCCCGAGACGCTGAAGAGCAGCACGACCTGGCCGAAGAACGCCGGGAGGAACTGCGCGTGGAACTCGACGGGATGGGCCACTGGAGCGAGCAGCGCTGGCGTGCCCAGCAGCACACGCTGCGCGAGTCGCAGGCAGACACGCGAGTGGAGCTGGACTCCGAAACCCTCGAGCGCCTCAAGTCGCTCGGCTACGTGGGAGAGTAGTACGGTGGCGCGCTTGAAAAGGCTCTTCAACGCAGCGCTGGCCGCGGCGGCCTGCATGGCGATTCTGCAGGCAGTGGCCGTGACGCTGCTTGCCGCGTGGACCCGGCGTAACAGCATACTGGCCCCCAATGATTTCGTACCGCTCTACTGGTGGGACGCGTTCACGCGCTACTACGACTTCCTGTGTGCCTACCTTCCCCTGCCCGGACGCCCCACGGCCTTTATTGGACCGGGCTTCCTGGCCAAGCTCGACCTTTCGTGGGGACTGCTCGCCGTAAATGCAGTGGTGGCGTTTGAAGCCGCGGCTGCCGTGACACTATTGATGCTGGTGTTCCGCGCCGGCGATACCGACGCTGTTCGGCGCAGGGCACTGTGCTGGCTTCTGGGCCTCGAAGCGGCGGTGATCGCTGGAGGATGGTTCCTGCGAGGTGTCCCGCAACTGCTCAACTGGGCGTCCCTGCCCCGCGTCGCCCAGGCTTTGACGTGGAATTTTATCTTCGATGGCACCGCGCTGGCGCTGCTGCTGCTCGCCGGCTGCGCACTGGCCAGCTGGTCGCTGGTGGACCGTCTACCGGAGAAAGGCTGGAAGACAGCCGCCGCGCTGCTGGCAATCGCAACCTCTTCGGCCCTGGTCGCCCAGGCCAAGGCGCTGCCCACAGCCACGGCCATTGACGCAACACTCGAAGAACGTGCAGACCCCGCGGGCAAACCCCTGCCCGCTCTTGCCCCGGGATACAACCTGGTGCTGGTTTCTATTGACAGCCTGCGGTCCGATCACCTGGATGCCTACGGTTACCATCGCTCCACCGCCCCGACCATAAGCGAACTAGCAGCCAAGGGGGTACTGTTTCGCAATAACAGCAGCGCGTCTTCCTGGACGCTGCCCGCGCACATGTCGATGCTAACCGGCCGCAGCCTGCTGGGGCACGGCGTGACCTTTGACGACCGCAGCCTGACCGCCGACGTGCCGACCCTGGCCGAGTCGTTGAAAGGGGCCGGCTACAGGACAGGAGCGGTCGTCTCGGCGCCCTACGTGGAAGCTCGCTACGGTTTCGATCGTGGCTTCGACGATTACGACGATCGTACCATCAGCTTTGCTACCAACGGAGAGTCGTACAAAACGGTGACTGCACCCCTGCTGCAGAAAACTGCCGCCTCGTGGCTGGCCCGGAACGCGGGCGGGGACGAGCCCTTTTTTCTCTTCCTGCACTACTGGGACGTGCACTACGACTACGCCCCCGGCGCTCCCTACGACACCATGTTCGACCCCTCCTACGACGGCGACATCGATGGCCGCGATTTCTACTTCAACCCCGGCGTGCACCCCGACATGGCCAGCAGGGATCTCGACCACCTGCTGGCGCTGTACGACGGCGAGATTCGCCTGGTCGACGATCATCTCGCAAAGCTGCGCAGCACGCTCGCCGAGTTGGGGGTCGCCCAGAACACCATCATCGTGATCACGTCTGACCACGGCGACGAATTTTTCGAGCACGGCGGCAAGGGACACCACAAGACCCTGTTCGACGAGGTGACCCGGGTGCCACTGGTGCTTTACGTGCCGGGCGTGGCCCCCACGCGCCCGGTAGTAAAAATGGAGACCAGCATCGTCGACATAATGCCCACGCTGCTCTCGCTGCTAGGGGTCACCCCGTCCGCGAGCATGGACGGAGAAAACCTGTCGGGGATAGCCTTTCACGGCGAGAAGGAACGCGACCGCTCCACGCTGGCCGAACTCTACCGCCTGGGCAGTCGTAACTACCAATCGTCGCTGCGCAGCAGTGGGCGCAAGGTCACGCAGCTGTATGAAAACGGAGACGTTTACGCTTACGACATCGCGCGTGACCCGGCCGAGCAACAGCGCCTGGATTCCAGCACGGGATTCGTGCCCGGCGTCCTGCGGCAAATGGCCGACACCATGAACCGGCTGTGGCCGGTATACAGCGGCAGGCTGGACGGCGAAACGGGAAAGCTCGAAATGGACGACGCCACGCGCAGCCGGCTGGAGGCGCTGGGCTACATGGACCAGTGAGCAGCGCCGTCCGCGCGGGTCGTCAGCTGTCCATGAAGGCCTGGTAGTCGTCAAGATAACGCAGCACGGTATCGCTGTTGGCCGAGGGCAGCCGGAACACTACTTCTTCTATACCGAGGTCGGCAAAGTATCCCAGCTTGTCGCGGTCGGGCATCGTGCCGAAAGGCACCACGCGGGCCTCGGCCGGGTCGCGGCCCGCTTCTTCCATGGCACGGTGCAGGTCGGGCAGGGCTCCGCTTATGCCCGCGCCGCCTATGGGTATCCAACCGTCGGCGTACTCGGCCACCTGGCGAAACAGCGTCGGCCCCGGCGCGCCGCCGATGAGCACCGGCGGCCTCAGCCCGCCCAGCGGCTTGGGCCAGGACCAGCTCGATTCGAAGCTCACGTGCTCTCCGTCCCAGGCCGCCTCGTCACGGCTCCACAGCTCCTGCATGGCGAGCATTTTTTCGCGGAGGACGGCCCGGCGCTGCGACGGATCAACGCCGTGATGCCGCATCTCCTCGCGGTTCCAGCCGTAGCCCACACCAAAAACAAAACGCCCCTGCGACAACAGGTCCAGGGTGGCCACGGCCTTGGCAGTGATCAACGCGTCGCGCTGGGCAAGCAGGCAGATACCGGTGCCGAGCAGTATCCGATCGGTGGCCGACGCGCAGGCGGCGAGCGTAACAAAAGGGTCGAGCGTGCGGCTGTACTCGTCGGGCAAGGTGTCTTCGCCGGTCGGAGCCGGGGTTACACGGCTGCTGGGGATATGCGTGTGCTCGGGAACATAAAACGAGTGGTAGCCACGCGACTCGGCCTCGGTGGCCAGCGCGACCGGATCCATGGAACGGTCGGTCGCAAACATCGTAATACCCAGTTTCATCGTAACCCACTGATTAGCCGCCAACCCCACCTGCCACAAGAACTGGGGAGACGTACCGGCTGATCCACTGAGCGGGAGACGCCCCTTTTTGACAAGGGGGGTGGGGGTGGGTTCTATGCCATGGTGGATCTGCGCTTCAGCCAACAGGATGAAATCTTTCGCCGCGAGGTCGCCGACTGGATGGCCGACAACCTCGTGGGCGAGTTTGCCTGCCTGCGCCACCGTGGCGGCCCCGGCGACGACAGCGCACTGGTAGACGAGCGCAAGGCCTGGGAGCAACACCTGGGCAGCAACGGCTGGACCTGCGTCGGCTGGCCCACCGAGCACGGCGGTCGCGGCCTGTCGTTGATGCAGCAGGTTATCTTCCACGAAGAATACGCGCGCGCCGGTGGCCCGGGCAGGCTCGGGCACATGGGCGAAGGCCTGCTCGGCCCCACCGTTATTGCCTTTGGCAGCGAGCAACAGAAAAAAACCTTCCTCCCCGGCATAGCCGCGGGCAAGGAGTTATGGTGCCAGGGCTACAGCGAGCCCAACGCCGGCAGCGACCTGGCCAACGTGCAGACCCGTGCCGAACTGGTGGGCGACCAGTGGGTCATCAACGGCCAGAAAGTCTGGACCTCCTGGGCCGAGTGGTGCGACTGGGGATTCGTGATCTGTCGCACCGAGGCTGGAAGTCAACGCCACCACGGATTGTCGTACCTGCTCGTGCCGATGCGGCAGGATGGAATAGAGATACGCCCCATCGTGCAGATCACGGGCGACGCCGAGTTCAGCGAAGTCTTCTACGACAACGCCCACACCCACCGCGACAACGTGGTCGGCGAGGTCGGAGAGGGCTGGAAGGTGGCCATGGGAACACTGGCCTTCGAACGCGGCGCGTCCACGCTGGGACAGCAGCAACACTTCGTGCAGGAGCTCGACGCGGTGATACGAGCCGCCGAGAAAAATGGCCGCGCCAACGACCCGGTCGTGAGACAACGCCTGGCCGACGCGTGGATAGGCCTGAGCATCATGCGTTTTAATACCCTGCGCATGCTGTCCGGCAACGAGAATGGCGAACTCGGCCGCGAAGCGCTGATCTACAAACTCTACTGGGCCACCTGGCACCGCGAGCTGGGCCGACTGGCAATGGACGTAATGGGCGCCGATGCCGAGCTCACCGGCAAGGACGGCGAACTCACCATGTTGCAGAAGCTGTTCCTGTTTACCCGCTCGGACACCATTTATGCTGGTACCAACCAGGTACAGCGCAACATAATCGCCGAGCGCGCGCTGGGCCTGCCACGCGAAGCGCGCCCCGAATGATCGGCAGGAGCCGAACCAACCCGCCCACGAGGACCCGAGAGCAAAATGAGTAAAAACGTACCCGACTATCCCGCAGCCCACGACCTGCTGGCCGGCAAGACCGTGCTGGTGACGGCCGCCGCCGGCACCGGCCTCGGCTTTGCCGCCGCCCGCCGCGCCGCCGAAGAAGGCGCAACGGTCATGGTGAGCGACCTCCACGAGCGCCGCCTGGCCGAAGCTGTCGACAAGCTCGAGGAGTTAAGCGGCCGCCGTCCCGCCTCGGTACTTTGCAACGTCACCGTGCAGGAAGAAGTGGACAGCATGATCGCCGCCGCGGTGAGCGAGCTGGGTCACGTGGACGTGCTCATCAACAACGCCGGACTGGGACTTACGGCCGACGTGGTCGACACCAGCGACGAACAGTGGCAGATGGTGCTCGACATAACGCTTACGGGCACCTTCCGCGTAACGCGGGCCATGCTGCCGCACATGTACTCGCGCAAGACCGGCGCCATCGTCAACAACACCTCGGTCATCGCCTGGCGCGCACAGGCCGGACAGGCAGCCTACGCCGCGGCCAAGGCCGGCGTGGGCGCGCTCACCCGTTGCACCGCGCTCGAGGCGGCGCCGCACGGCGTGCGCATCAACGCGGTGTCGCCGAGCCTGGCCATGCACCCTTTTCTGAGCAAGGTAATGCCCCAGGAAACGCTTGACGAGCTGGTAGACCTCGAGGCCTTCAAGCGTAGCGCCGAGACCTGGGAAGTGGCCAACGTGATGATGTTTCTCGCCAGCGACTACGCTTCGTACATGACGGGCGAAGTCGTTCCGGTGAGCAGCCAGCGACCCTGATACGGGTGGTCAGCCCGGTAGCGAATCAGCCGGCGGGATAGAAACGGCTTATGGTGTCGGCCACGCAGGCCGGCTTGTCGCTGCCCTCGATCTCTATGGTCACGCGTATGGTGGCCTGCACGGCGCCGTCGCGCGTCTCGTCTGCCTTGACCAGTTCCCCACCGGCACGCACGCGCGAGCCGACCTTGACCGGTGCAAGGAACCTGACCTTGTCGGTTCCGCAGTTCACGCCCATGGCGACGTTATTAACCGTGATGACCTGCGGCAGCATCATGCTGATGAGCGACAGCGTCAGGTAGCCGTGCGCGATGGGCGCACCAAAAGGTCCAGTCTTGGCACGCTCGGGGTCGACGTGAATCCACTGGTGATCACCGGTGGCCTCGGCAAAAGTATTGACCCGCTCCTGGGTGATCTCCACCCAGTCGCTGAAGCCCAGCTCCTGTCCTACCGCCGCCTGCAAATCCCCTGTGTTGTCGAATACTGTAGCCATCTACTGCTCCCTCCGTTTCGCTGCCCCGGTGCTCGTGACCACGCCAGCCTGCAGAGCAAACACGAAGTCCCGCGCTGGCGCAACAACGGCGCCGCCCCTATCATCGCCGTCGTGACCAGAGCGGCAACAGCCAGGGGCCTGCTCGCCGACTGCGGCCTCGACCCGGTCCGCGTGCCCTTGTGCGCCGGCGACCTCGGCCCCGTGCAGCATCCGGCCCTGGCCTGGGCCCGGTCGGGGGCCATGCAGCTCACCGGCCGCGCCGATGGCGCGCCGCTACTGGCCCCGGGCCCGCTGGCGCTGTGTGCCGACGGCGCCGCTGCGGCCCTGCGCGCACTGGCACCCGGCTGCCTCGACGAACTCGACGGCGCTGCTTTACTGGGCGAGCGTGCGGCCTGCGCACAACTGTCGCGTAGAGGCCCGCTATCGCCCGGGGGCTCCTGCCGACTGTTACCCTGCAGTGACGGCTGGCTGGCCATCAACCTGGCGCGCAGCGACGACCTCGCAGCCCTGGCCGCCTGGCTCCAACTCGACACGGCACCGCCCAGCTCGACCGCTAGCGCGTGGCCCCTGCTCGAACACGAGCTGGCCCACAGGTCTTGTGGCCCGCTGCTCGAGCGCGCCGAACTCCTGGGCCTGCCGGTTTCCCGGGTGACGCGCCCGGCGGCCGTCGCACCCCCTTGGATGCGCTTTGCCCAGGGCATGACCACTCTTGACGGGCTGGCGCTTGACCGGCCGACGCTTGCCGCGGATCCTCCGCTGGTCGTTGACCTGTCGTCGTTGTGGGCGGGCCCCTTGTGCGCGCAACTGCTGGCCGATTGCGGCGCGCGCGTAATCAAGGTGGAGAGCACGCGCCGGCCCGACGGCGCACGGCAGGGCCCGCCGCGTTTCTACGACCTGCTCAATCACGGCAAGCAAAGCGTCGCAGTGGATTTTGCCGACGATGGCGATCTCGCCTTGTTGCGCTCCTTGCTCGAAGTAGCCGACGTGGTCGTTGAAAGTTCGCGTCCGCGGGCGCTCGAGCAGCTAGGTATCTCGGCCGGCGAGTTGTTGCTGCGCAGACCGGGCCTGCTGTGGATCGCGATAACCGGCCACGGGCGCGACAGCGGACGCGTGGCCTTCGGCGACGACGCCGCGGCGGCCGCCGGTCTGTGCCCCTGGGTGGACACCGATCACCCGGGCAAAGACGATGGCGGCGAGCAGCAACAGCCCTTGTTCTGCGGCGACGCGGTGGCCGACCCCCTCGCGGGCCTGCACGCGGCGGTGGCCACGCTGGCCTTGCGACGCGCAGGCCGCGGTGGCCTAGTAGACCTCTCGCTGGCCTCGGTAGCCGCGCACTGTGCGGACGCCACGGCCGACGCTGCCGACTGTTGCGCAGATATAGAAGTCAGCCGCTGCGACGACGGCTGGCAAGTCGTGGTCGACGACCAACGAGCCCTGGTGGCACCAGCCCAAGCGCGAAGCAACGGGCGACAGGCTGCCACACTTGGCCACGACACCGCAGAGGTCAGGGCCTGGCTCGGGAAACAACGGGGCCACTGAAAGCACTTGCTCGTAGTCAACGCCGAAATTGATGGCCGCAACGGCCTTGGCCTGCGCTGCGGCGACGGCTTACTGGTAGAAGTGGCCGTGGGCCTGCAGGCCAACGGCGACGAACTCGTGATCGACGCGCACGGCGGCGCTGTAATAGCCGGCCTGCACGACCATCACCTGCACCTGCTCGCCCTGGCCGCCGCACGAAACTCGGTGGCCTGCGGACCCGGTGACACACCCGACGCCGAGTCCATGAGGCGGGCGTTTGCCGCCGCCCCTGTTGCCCGCGACGCCCAGGGCTGGATACGCGCGGTCGGTTACCACGAAGCGGTGGCTGGCCAGCTCACCCGCGAGTTGCTCGACGGCATGATGGCCGACCGGCCCCTGCGCGTGCAGCACCGCAGCGGCGCAGCGTGGGTGTTCAACTCGGCGGCCTGTCGGATGCTCAAACTCGACGCCGCCGACCACGTTGGCGTTGAGCGCGACAGCAAGGGCCGCGCCACCGGCCGACTGTTTCGTGGCGACCAGTGGTTGCGCGAGCAGCTTGGCCCGGGCGCCGCTCCCGATCTCTCGGCGGTGGGCGCAGAGCTTGCCTCCGTGGGAGTCACCGGCGTGACCGACGCCACCCCTTCGAACGGAGCCGACGAGGCCGCGCTGTTCGGTCGCGCGCTTGCCGACGGCAGCCTGCCGCAGCGACTCACCTTGATGGG is part of the Candidatus Binatota bacterium genome and harbors:
- a CDS encoding MaoC family dehydratase, with the translated sequence MATVFDNTGDLQAAVGQELGFSDWVEITQERVNTFAEATGDHQWIHVDPERAKTGPFGAPIAHGYLTLSLISMMLPQVITVNNVAMGVNCGTDKVRFLAPVKVGSRVRAGGELVKADETRDGAVQATIRVTIEIEGSDKPACVADTISRFYPAG
- a CDS encoding acyl-CoA dehydrogenase, with amino-acid sequence MDLRFSQQDEIFRREVADWMADNLVGEFACLRHRGGPGDDSALVDERKAWEQHLGSNGWTCVGWPTEHGGRGLSLMQQVIFHEEYARAGGPGRLGHMGEGLLGPTVIAFGSEQQKKTFLPGIAAGKELWCQGYSEPNAGSDLANVQTRAELVGDQWVINGQKVWTSWAEWCDWGFVICRTEAGSQRHHGLSYLLVPMRQDGIEIRPIVQITGDAEFSEVFYDNAHTHRDNVVGEVGEGWKVAMGTLAFERGASTLGQQQHFVQELDAVIRAAEKNGRANDPVVRQRLADAWIGLSIMRFNTLRMLSGNENGELGREALIYKLYWATWHRELGRLAMDVMGADAELTGKDGELTMLQKLFLFTRSDTIYAGTNQVQRNIIAERALGLPREARPE
- a CDS encoding CoA transferase → MTRAATARGLLADCGLDPVRVPLCAGDLGPVQHPALAWARSGAMQLTGRADGAPLLAPGPLALCADGAAAALRALAPGCLDELDGAALLGERAACAQLSRRGPLSPGGSCRLLPCSDGWLAINLARSDDLAALAAWLQLDTAPPSSTASAWPLLEHELAHRSCGPLLERAELLGLPVSRVTRPAAVAPPWMRFAQGMTTLDGLALDRPTLAADPPLVVDLSSLWAGPLCAQLLADCGARVIKVESTRRPDGARQGPPRFYDLLNHGKQSVAVDFADDGDLALLRSLLEVADVVVESSRPRALEQLGISAGELLLRRPGLLWIAITGHGRDSGRVAFGDDAAAAAGLCPWVDTDHPGKDDGGEQQQPLFCGDAVADPLAGLHAAVATLALRRAGRGGLVDLSLASVAAHCADATADAADCCADIEVSRCDDGWQVVVDDQRALVAPAQARSNGRQAATLGHDTAEVRAWLGKQRGH
- a CDS encoding SDR family oxidoreductase; the encoded protein is MSKNVPDYPAAHDLLAGKTVLVTAAAGTGLGFAAARRAAEEGATVMVSDLHERRLAEAVDKLEELSGRRPASVLCNVTVQEEVDSMIAAAVSELGHVDVLINNAGLGLTADVVDTSDEQWQMVLDITLTGTFRVTRAMLPHMYSRKTGAIVNNTSVIAWRAQAGQAAYAAAKAGVGALTRCTALEAAPHGVRINAVSPSLAMHPFLSKVMPQETLDELVDLEAFKRSAETWEVANVMMFLASDYASYMTGEVVPVSSQRP
- a CDS encoding LLM class F420-dependent oxidoreductase; the encoded protein is MKLGITMFATDRSMDPVALATEAESRGYHSFYVPEHTHIPSSRVTPAPTGEDTLPDEYSRTLDPFVTLAACASATDRILLGTGICLLAQRDALITAKAVATLDLLSQGRFVFGVGYGWNREEMRHHGVDPSQRRAVLREKMLAMQELWSRDEAAWDGEHVSFESSWSWPKPLGGLRPPVLIGGAPGPTLFRQVAEYADGWIPIGGAGISGALPDLHRAMEEAGRDPAEARVVPFGTMPDRDKLGYFADLGIEEVVFRLPSANSDTVLRYLDDYQAFMDS